Proteins encoded together in one Deinococcus irradiatisoli window:
- a CDS encoding Asp23/Gls24 family envelope stress response protein: MNGTVQISEAALATLIGLTAHEIPGVVGMAPANLKEGLQRVLGRAQARDGVVIARENGATSADLYVVMAYGVNIPAVAKNIAERVEHTVKTQAGIELSATRVHAVGVRHV; the protein is encoded by the coding sequence ATGAATGGAACCGTCCAGATCAGCGAGGCCGCGCTCGCCACTTTAATCGGCCTGACCGCCCACGAAATTCCCGGCGTGGTGGGCATGGCGCCGGCCAACCTCAAAGAAGGCCTGCAACGGGTGCTGGGCCGTGCCCAGGCCCGCGACGGCGTGGTGATCGCCCGCGAGAACGGCGCGACCAGCGCCGACCTCTACGTGGTGATGGCCTACGGCGTCAACATTCCGGCGGTTGCCAAGAACATCGCCGAACGGGTCGAGCACACCGTCAAAACCCAGGCCGGCATCGAACTGAGCGCCACCCGCGTCCACGCCGTGGGGGTGCGCCATGTCTGA
- a CDS encoding DAK2 domain-containing protein, with protein MSETALQPRDLAAMLRRATDWLGVYREQVNALNVYPVPDGDTGTNMHLTMQSVRRELDTCDENSMASVSRAISYGALLGARGNSGVILSQLLKGFAETIKDAAQVDAALLIRALNAAQKSGYGAVMKPVEGTILTVARGVAEGARGETPDQVLEQALFAGQGMLDKTPDMLPALKQAGVVDSGGQGYLYLLEGMLGELRGEALPPAPEVSSYAQQQFENEAFGYCTEFLMSGATRPIEDIRELVSPFGDSLLVVGAEGYVKGHIHTNQPDELLAAVGRYGKMLKTKVEDMSEQHTEILGMAGAAARAEEEVPASGLVAVANGYGLVKLFRSLGARIVSGGQTANPSVQDIVDAVRSVSAEKVIVLPNNKNVLMAAQKAAELLEGRAVVVPTRTLGQGMGAALNFQPDQLAEDLAAQMEEAAGSVTTFEITRASRSTVITTKTGKDLQIADGDVIGLQDDELVQAGGSPEDAVMQMLEEGYQGQDIVTVFGGPQKTQADLDALAQRISGAYPSVEIETHPGGPDLYDYLLTLE; from the coding sequence ATGTCTGAAACGGCCCTGCAACCCAGAGATTTGGCCGCCATGCTGCGCCGGGCCACCGACTGGCTGGGCGTGTACCGCGAGCAGGTCAACGCGCTCAACGTCTACCCGGTGCCGGACGGCGACACCGGCACCAACATGCACCTCACCATGCAGTCGGTGCGACGCGAGCTCGACACCTGCGACGAGAACAGCATGGCGAGCGTGTCGCGGGCCATCAGTTACGGCGCGCTGCTGGGCGCGCGCGGCAACAGCGGCGTGATTCTCTCGCAACTGCTCAAGGGCTTTGCCGAGACGATCAAGGACGCGGCGCAGGTCGACGCGGCCCTGCTGATCCGGGCGCTGAACGCCGCCCAGAAAAGCGGCTACGGCGCGGTGATGAAGCCGGTGGAAGGCACCATCCTGACCGTCGCTCGGGGCGTGGCCGAGGGCGCGCGCGGCGAGACGCCCGATCAGGTGCTGGAGCAGGCGCTGTTTGCCGGGCAAGGCATGCTCGACAAGACGCCGGACATGCTGCCGGCCCTCAAGCAGGCGGGCGTGGTCGACAGCGGCGGGCAGGGCTACCTGTACCTGCTCGAAGGCATGCTGGGCGAACTGCGCGGCGAGGCGCTGCCGCCCGCGCCGGAAGTCAGCAGCTACGCCCAGCAGCAGTTCGAGAACGAGGCCTTCGGGTACTGCACCGAGTTTCTGATGAGCGGGGCGACCCGGCCGATCGAGGACATCCGCGAACTGGTTTCTCCCTTCGGTGACAGCCTGCTGGTGGTGGGCGCCGAGGGCTACGTCAAGGGCCACATCCACACCAACCAGCCCGACGAACTGCTGGCCGCCGTGGGCCGCTACGGCAAGATGCTCAAGACCAAGGTCGAGGACATGTCCGAGCAGCACACCGAGATTCTGGGCATGGCCGGCGCGGCGGCGCGCGCCGAGGAAGAAGTGCCGGCGTCGGGGCTGGTGGCGGTCGCCAACGGGTACGGACTGGTCAAGCTGTTTCGCTCGCTGGGGGCGCGCATCGTCTCGGGCGGGCAGACCGCCAACCCCAGCGTGCAGGACATCGTGGACGCGGTGCGCAGTGTCAGCGCCGAGAAGGTCATCGTGCTGCCCAACAACAAGAACGTGCTGATGGCCGCCCAGAAAGCCGCCGAACTGCTGGAGGGCCGCGCCGTGGTGGTGCCCACCCGCACGCTGGGCCAGGGCATGGGCGCGGCGCTCAACTTCCAGCCGGACCAGCTGGCCGAGGACCTGGCCGCCCAGATGGAAGAAGCCGCCGGCAGCGTCACCACCTTCGAGATCACCCGCGCCAGCCGCTCGACGGTAATCACCACCAAAACCGGCAAGGACCTGCAGATCGCCGACGGCGACGTGATCGGCCTGCAGGACGACGAACTGGTGCAGGCCGGCGGCAGCCCCGAGGACGCAGTGATGCAGATGCTGGAAGAGGGTTACCAGGGCCAGGACATCGTCACCGTCTTCGGCGGACCGCAAAAAACCCAGGCGGACCTCGACGCCCTCGCGCAGCGGATCAGCGGCGCCTACCCGTCGGTGGAAATCGAAACGCATCCCGGCGGCCCCGACCTCTACGATTACCTGCTGACCCTGGAATAA
- a CDS encoding chloride channel protein yields the protein MPSRSSVRLPRRALKSPLSRPLGRPLAAPLTRTVRSRIETGRLVLYSILAGALVGALGIALRLVLAQVVRGGAMLTGYSPPGTPGEGGLLMAFGDALPYGLLTLPVVAVLAAWLTRDTPSDPLSETVSAYHRRGGTRLSTQLRLLGANLLGYGAGLPIGRDASFTALGGFSARLLSRFGRLSVAEDRTLTLASVAAALGLVLHAPLAAAVLLAEVLYRRFEFEFEVVMPCVLASVSAYAVYGLAFGAAPLFDVPTLQAPSALQLPMYALIALITTVIAWVGVWLSRLWPQGWLSGWPRLVWAAAFGLAVAAVAAFSTPVVLTGGAGWTQLSLSGFLGGEALGFGGWKWVLLALGVRLGFGGGVLPSIAAGALLGTGLNATLPTPLDPAVCALVAATAYLTVTLNIPLAATLLAATWGGDALLPAALISSGLAHSLSGQLGYVDGQLRDRRTAEMQVITPTTTILSAAPPPSSEEALYRVAVPMSWLGARIGVLSLPAGVQVVGLERGEDILSATPDLKLQSGDVLDLVATDAAFGELRDLLNLG from the coding sequence GTGCCTTCCCGTTCATCCGTCCGCTTGCCGCGCCGAGCACTCAAGAGTCCGCTCAGCCGCCCACTCGGTCGGCCGCTGGCCGCGCCGCTGACCCGCACGGTTCGCAGCCGCATCGAAACGGGGCGGCTGGTGCTCTACAGCATCCTGGCCGGCGCCCTGGTGGGCGCCTTGGGCATCGCCCTGCGCCTGGTGCTGGCCCAGGTGGTGCGCGGCGGCGCCATGCTGACCGGCTACAGCCCGCCCGGCACCCCCGGCGAGGGCGGGCTGCTGATGGCCTTTGGCGACGCCCTGCCCTATGGTCTGCTGACCCTGCCGGTCGTCGCGGTGCTGGCGGCCTGGCTGACCCGCGACACGCCCTCGGACCCGCTGTCGGAAACGGTCAGCGCCTACCACCGGCGCGGCGGCACCCGGCTGAGCACCCAATTGCGGCTGCTGGGCGCCAACCTGCTCGGTTACGGCGCGGGCCTGCCGATCGGGCGCGACGCCAGTTTCACGGCGCTGGGCGGCTTCTCGGCGCGGCTGCTTTCCCGGTTCGGGCGCTTGAGCGTGGCCGAGGACCGCACCCTGACCCTGGCGAGCGTGGCCGCCGCGCTGGGCCTGGTGCTGCACGCGCCGCTGGCCGCCGCCGTGTTGCTGGCCGAGGTGCTCTACCGGCGTTTCGAGTTCGAATTCGAGGTGGTGATGCCGTGCGTGCTGGCCTCGGTCAGCGCCTACGCCGTCTACGGACTGGCCTTCGGCGCCGCGCCGCTGTTCGACGTGCCCACCCTGCAGGCCCCCAGCGCCCTGCAGCTGCCGATGTACGCCCTGATCGCCCTGATCACCACCGTCATTGCCTGGGTGGGGGTGTGGCTCTCGCGCTTGTGGCCGCAGGGCTGGCTCAGCGGCTGGCCGCGCCTGGTCTGGGCCGCCGCGTTCGGGCTGGCGGTGGCGGCGGTGGCGGCCTTCAGCACCCCGGTGGTGCTGACCGGCGGGGCCGGCTGGACGCAGCTCTCGCTCTCGGGCTTTCTGGGCGGTGAGGCGTTGGGGTTCGGCGGCTGGAAATGGGTGCTGCTGGCGCTGGGTGTGCGGCTGGGCTTCGGCGGCGGGGTGCTGCCGTCAATCGCGGCCGGCGCGCTGCTGGGCACCGGCCTGAACGCCACCCTGCCCACCCCGCTCGACCCGGCGGTGTGCGCGCTGGTGGCCGCCACCGCCTACCTCACCGTGACGCTCAACATCCCGCTGGCCGCCACGCTGCTGGCCGCCACCTGGGGCGGCGACGCCCTGCTGCCGGCCGCGCTGATCTCCTCGGGGCTGGCGCACAGCCTCAGCGGCCAGCTCGGCTATGTGGACGGACAGCTGCGCGACCGCCGCACCGCCGAGATGCAGGTGATCACCCCGACCACCACCATCCTCAGCGCCGCGCCGCCGCCGAGCAGCGAGGAAGCGCTCTACCGGGTGGCGGTGCCGATGTCGTGGCTCGGGGCACGGATCGGAGTACTGAGCTTGCCGGCCGGCGTGCAGGTGGTGGGCCTGGAGCGCGGCGAGGACATTCTCAGCGCCACTCCCGACCTCAAACTGCAAAGCGGCGACGTGCTCGACCTCGTGGCGACCGACGCAGCCTTCGGCGAGCTGCGGGACCTGCTCAACCTGGGATAA
- a CDS encoding ABC transporter permease, with product MSAFLTALLSVTFAGIFIRSTVPLLLTALGGLYSERSGVVNIALEGLIIFGALAGAIVTKELDAPLGAAAPWVGWLGGMLVGGLIAWIHAVLSIKYRADQVISGTAINLLATGVPPVVLTALYNSSTESPAVEHPLPLWGMGDLRFSPPVYFALLVVIITWYVVYRTPYGLRLRASGEHPGAASSMGVNVKRMRYSAVILSGVLAGTAGVFLSIGNLEAYVRNISAGAGFIALAALIFGQWKPLGVLAATLLFGFLQALSIQLGGTTLLPSSLVQALPYLITVLALIFTGRSRAPKAVGKPLD from the coding sequence GTGAGCGCGTTTCTGACGGCGCTGCTGAGCGTCACCTTCGCCGGAATCTTCATCCGTTCCACCGTGCCGCTGCTGCTCACCGCCCTGGGCGGGCTGTACTCCGAGCGCAGCGGGGTGGTCAACATCGCCCTGGAGGGCCTGATCATCTTCGGCGCGCTGGCCGGCGCGATCGTCACCAAGGAACTCGACGCGCCGCTCGGCGCCGCCGCGCCCTGGGTCGGCTGGCTCGGCGGCATGCTGGTGGGCGGTCTGATCGCCTGGATTCACGCCGTCTTGAGCATCAAGTACCGCGCCGATCAGGTGATTTCCGGCACCGCCATCAACCTGCTCGCCACCGGGGTGCCGCCGGTGGTGCTCACCGCCCTGTACAACAGCAGCACCGAGAGCCCCGCCGTGGAGCACCCGCTGCCGCTGTGGGGCATGGGTGATCTGCGCTTCAGCCCGCCGGTGTACTTCGCGCTGCTGGTGGTCATCATCACCTGGTACGTGGTGTACCGCACCCCCTACGGCCTGCGCCTGAGGGCCAGCGGCGAGCACCCCGGCGCGGCGTCCAGCATGGGCGTGAATGTCAAACGGATGCGCTACAGCGCCGTGATCCTGTCGGGCGTGCTGGCCGGCACGGCGGGCGTGTTCCTGAGCATCGGCAACCTGGAAGCGTACGTGCGCAACATCAGCGCTGGGGCGGGCTTCATCGCGCTGGCCGCCCTCATCTTCGGCCAGTGGAAACCGCTGGGCGTGCTGGCGGCCACCCTGCTGTTCGGCTTTTTGCAGGCGCTCTCGATTCAGCTCGGCGGCACCACCCTGCTGCCCAGCAGCCTGGTGCAGGCCTTGCCGTACCTGATCACGGTGCTGGCGCTGATCTTCACCGGACGCAGCCGCGCGCCCAAGGCGGTCGGCAAACCGCTGGACTGA
- a CDS encoding ABC transporter permease: MSDSVRPSPLAARLSLIFAVVALVGLFLFPYGTLSRNFNAQSLLQRFPAGLTNFTGTPFENVPSVSSALAIGWATLLTLAACIYAAVSRARWLWIAGLLALLLGAAAIVVFNSSLNAAVAELVAQGVRARRIPWTSGGMHLGLFLPPLAGLVTIFAGLSMHERWWERLNRLRGLLVPVAAIALAIAVGALVVLVVQPVPNGLERPLSIGELLTGKLDVVWYVYTTLFAPITNLNGLFDSLKLATPLIFTGLGVAFGFRAGLFNIGGPGQLTMGGIAAMLVGVYAPLPAFLLLPATVLAAALGGAVWGAVPGLLKARFGSSEVINTIMLNYIASAVFIFLIGSSTFPFLGKTYTLPIKDEGFEAKSKVFQEGAQLAPIANWLSFTRGDTTLFSLGPVLALLVFAALYYGLRRVQARLWIALAAAVVVGFLTWHAVGVPVTGSFSASRLNTSFLIGLVCAVLMGVLLWRTSAGYALRAVGLSPAAAEYGGISVGKNVILAMTLSGALIGLGATHYTMGGALDEYRLKGNMPVNVGFDGIAVALMGQSTPGGVVAAAILFGTVDTGGVDVDRVLDKVNKDIVTVLKSLIVLFIAAGGFLSRRITDPPPPQLVKAVDASGSDASARLTPGEAAHEASTPLPNVGRSSEVIAQDVLGGDVVAEENIDKERKS; encoded by the coding sequence ATGTCTGATTCTGTGAGGCCCTCCCCGCTGGCCGCGCGGCTGAGCCTGATTTTCGCTGTGGTGGCCCTGGTCGGCTTGTTTTTGTTTCCCTACGGCACCCTCAGCCGCAATTTCAACGCCCAGTCGCTGCTGCAACGCTTTCCCGCCGGGTTGACCAACTTTACCGGCACGCCCTTCGAGAACGTGCCGAGCGTGTCCTCGGCGCTGGCGATCGGCTGGGCCACGCTGCTGACGCTGGCGGCCTGCATCTACGCCGCCGTGAGCCGTGCGCGCTGGCTGTGGATCGCCGGGCTGCTCGCGCTGCTGCTGGGCGCAGCGGCCATCGTCGTGTTCAATTCGTCGCTCAACGCTGCCGTGGCCGAGCTGGTGGCCCAGGGTGTGCGTGCCCGCCGCATTCCCTGGACCTCCGGCGGCATGCACCTGGGCCTATTTTTGCCGCCGCTGGCCGGACTGGTCACCATCTTCGCCGGCCTGAGCATGCATGAGCGCTGGTGGGAGCGGCTCAACCGGCTGCGCGGCCTGCTGGTGCCGGTGGCCGCTATCGCGCTGGCCATCGCGGTGGGCGCGCTGGTGGTGCTGGTGGTGCAGCCGGTGCCCAACGGTCTGGAGCGCCCGCTGAGCATCGGCGAACTGCTGACCGGCAAGCTCGACGTGGTGTGGTACGTCTACACCACGCTCTTCGCGCCGATCACCAACCTCAACGGCCTGTTCGATTCACTCAAGCTCGCCACGCCGCTGATCTTCACCGGGCTGGGGGTGGCCTTCGGCTTCCGGGCCGGCCTGTTCAACATCGGCGGCCCCGGCCAGCTCACCATGGGCGGCATCGCGGCGATGCTGGTGGGCGTCTACGCGCCGCTGCCGGCCTTTTTGCTGCTGCCGGCGACGGTGCTGGCCGCCGCCCTGGGCGGCGCGGTGTGGGGCGCGGTGCCGGGGCTGCTCAAGGCCCGCTTCGGTTCCAGCGAGGTCATCAACACCATCATGCTCAACTACATCGCCTCGGCGGTGTTCATCTTCCTGATCGGTTCGTCCACCTTTCCCTTTTTGGGCAAGACCTACACCCTGCCGATCAAGGACGAGGGTTTCGAGGCCAAGAGCAAGGTCTTTCAGGAAGGCGCGCAGCTCGCGCCCATCGCCAACTGGCTGAGCTTCACGCGCGGCGACACCACGCTCTTCTCGCTGGGGCCGGTGCTGGCGCTGCTCGTGTTCGCCGCGCTGTATTACGGCTTGCGGCGGGTGCAGGCCCGGCTGTGGATCGCCCTGGCCGCCGCCGTGGTCGTGGGATTTTTGACCTGGCATGCCGTCGGCGTGCCGGTGACCGGCAGCTTCAGCGCCAGCCGCCTGAACACCAGCTTCCTGATCGGGCTGGTCTGCGCCGTGCTGATGGGCGTGCTGCTGTGGCGCACCTCGGCCGGGTACGCGCTGCGGGCGGTAGGCCTGAGCCCCGCCGCCGCCGAATACGGCGGCATCAGCGTGGGCAAGAACGTGATTCTGGCGATGACGCTCTCGGGCGCTTTGATCGGCCTGGGCGCCACCCACTACACCATGGGCGGCGCGCTCGACGAGTACCGCCTCAAGGGCAACATGCCGGTCAACGTGGGCTTCGACGGCATCGCGGTGGCCCTCATGGGCCAGAGCACCCCCGGCGGGGTGGTCGCCGCCGCCATCTTGTTCGGCACGGTGGACACCGGCGGCGTGGATGTCGACCGGGTGCTCGACAAAGTCAACAAGGACATCGTGACGGTGCTCAAATCGCTGATCGTGCTGTTTATCGCCGCCGGCGGCTTCCTGAGCCGCCGAATCACCGATCCGCCGCCGCCGCAACTCGTCAAGGCGGTGGACGCGTCCGGCAGTGACGCTTCTGCCCGGCTCACGCCCGGCGAAGCGGCGCACGAAGCGTCCACGCCGCTGCCCAACGTGGGCCGCAGCAGCGAGGTCATCGCCCAGGACGTGCTCGGCGGCGACGTGGTCGCCGAGGAAAACATCGACAAGGAGAGAAAGTCGTGA
- a CDS encoding molybdenum cofactor guanylyltransferase: MAPPPPLPLAAIITAGGASRRFGSDKALARLGGVTLLQRVAHSLSGGHPKLIVAPPGRYDLAALHLTDWQTVPDTRPGEGPLAGLEAGLSVLAPGRWAAYAAVDLPHLTPAFWGRLASFIQPQAQAVVGHSQDGRAQPLAALYHASALGEVTALLDDGERRILALLRQLDTVKVTWDDLKAAAPQAYRNVNTPADLG; encoded by the coding sequence ATGGCCCCACCTCCCCCATTGCCGCTGGCCGCCATCATCACGGCGGGCGGCGCTTCACGCCGCTTCGGCAGCGACAAGGCCCTGGCGCGGCTCGGCGGCGTGACCCTGCTTCAGCGGGTGGCCCACAGCCTGAGCGGCGGCCATCCGAAGCTGATCGTCGCGCCGCCGGGCCGCTACGACCTCGCCGCGCTGCACCTGACCGACTGGCAAACGGTGCCGGATACCCGTCCTGGTGAGGGACCGCTGGCCGGGTTGGAAGCGGGCCTGAGTGTCCTCGCGCCGGGCCGCTGGGCCGCCTACGCCGCCGTAGACCTGCCGCACCTGACGCCCGCCTTCTGGGGAAGGCTGGCGTCGTTCATTCAGCCACAGGCCCAGGCCGTCGTCGGGCACAGTCAGGACGGGCGCGCCCAGCCGCTGGCGGCGCTGTACCACGCCTCGGCGCTCGGTGAAGTCACGGCCCTGCTCGACGACGGCGAGCGGCGCATACTGGCCCTGCTGAGGCAGCTCGACACGGTGAAGGTGACCTGGGACGACCTGAAGGCGGCCGCTCCGCAGGCCTACCGGAACGTCAACACGCCGGCCGACCTGGGCTGA
- a CDS encoding 4Fe-4S binding protein, producing MLEGVFKLLGEYGNPVPRYTGQRCLVERMAVGGCDVCQQACPHEAVSIDRRVTIDPARCTSCGLCVQACPTGALEYDVTATMGAIKAHGEGGATLTCSQSGAGGQTLPCLGRVTESAVVASGAWGIELTLLHGDCPTCTVGRADVPQRLEAVVEGAQQLRSATGRPARVTIRKASGEQLQGPQVTRRGMFGALARGARTVAAQVIPESPLPFVDWSVPEERRPAEWLWRRRALRPTPAPETPVAWASPRVEEGCIDCPVCTNVCPTEAIAREVHPDGCITLHLDLTSCTGCGACARSCPPQVIVMSPDVPEGAFAEPMLLREGGQLLF from the coding sequence ATGTTAGAAGGCGTGTTCAAACTCCTGGGCGAGTACGGCAACCCGGTGCCGCGCTACACCGGCCAGCGCTGCCTGGTCGAGCGCATGGCGGTGGGCGGCTGCGACGTGTGCCAGCAGGCCTGCCCGCACGAAGCCGTTTCGATCGACCGCCGGGTGACCATCGACCCAGCCCGCTGCACCAGTTGCGGGCTGTGCGTGCAGGCCTGCCCCACCGGGGCGCTCGAATACGACGTCACCGCGACGATGGGGGCCATCAAGGCGCACGGCGAGGGCGGCGCCACCCTGACCTGCTCGCAGAGCGGCGCGGGCGGCCAGACGCTGCCGTGCCTGGGCCGCGTGACCGAGAGCGCGGTGGTCGCCAGCGGTGCCTGGGGCATCGAGCTGACCTTGCTGCACGGCGACTGCCCCACCTGCACGGTGGGCCGCGCCGACGTGCCGCAGCGCCTGGAGGCGGTGGTGGAGGGCGCCCAGCAACTCCGAAGCGCCACCGGCCGCCCGGCCCGCGTGACCATCCGCAAGGCCTCGGGCGAGCAGTTGCAGGGGCCGCAGGTCACCCGCCGGGGCATGTTCGGCGCGCTGGCCCGCGGCGCCCGCACGGTGGCGGCCCAGGTGATTCCCGAAAGCCCGCTGCCGTTCGTGGACTGGAGCGTGCCGGAAGAGCGCCGCCCCGCCGAGTGGCTGTGGCGCCGCCGCGCCCTGAGGCCCACCCCCGCGCCGGAAACGCCGGTGGCCTGGGCCTCGCCGCGCGTCGAGGAGGGCTGCATCGACTGTCCGGTGTGTACCAACGTGTGCCCCACCGAGGCCATCGCGCGCGAGGTGCACCCCGACGGCTGCATCACCCTGCACCTCGATTTGACCTCGTGTACCGGCTGCGGGGCCTGTGCCCGCTCTTGCCCGCCGCAGGTCATCGTGATGTCGCCGGACGTGCCGGAGGGCGCTTTTGCCGAGCCGATGCTGCTGCGCGAGGGTGGACAGCTGCTGTTCTGA
- a CDS encoding TAXI family TRAP transporter solute-binding subunit, whose translation MLGALLGGAALSQNLSVLNVATGSKGGTYATMYKNLGDLCTSASWLRERQTSGSVENVDLLLSNEVSLAFVQLDVLKARDQIDGDPRAKAIRVLLPLHQEEIHLIAKPPTKGFLGRLSGATRFSELGNKSVGAWGGSVVTANVLRAKAGVNFNVKVYPTRDAALAALAGGQIDAVLAVVGQPADWVKALSPQQYVLLPLDVAADKVSAFYQPAKLIYPAFGASVPTYSVQSLLVTRDFKTPEKRAQLLKYQACAKAKLTRLQEDEGMHPKWNDVTFKSSGWPDYK comes from the coding sequence ATGCTCGGCGCCCTGCTCGGCGGCGCGGCGCTCTCGCAGAACCTCAGCGTGCTCAACGTTGCCACCGGCAGCAAGGGCGGCACCTACGCCACCATGTACAAGAACCTCGGCGACCTGTGCACCTCGGCGTCGTGGCTGCGCGAGCGCCAGACCTCGGGCAGCGTGGAGAACGTCGATCTGCTGCTCAGTAACGAGGTGTCGCTGGCCTTCGTGCAGCTCGACGTGCTCAAGGCCCGCGACCAGATCGACGGCGACCCGCGCGCCAAGGCGATCCGGGTGCTGTTGCCGCTGCACCAGGAAGAAATTCACCTGATCGCCAAGCCGCCCACCAAAGGCTTCCTGGGACGGCTCAGCGGCGCGACCCGCTTCAGCGAGTTGGGCAACAAATCGGTGGGGGCCTGGGGCGGCAGCGTCGTCACGGCCAACGTGCTGCGCGCCAAGGCGGGGGTGAACTTCAACGTCAAGGTGTATCCCACCCGCGACGCGGCGCTCGCGGCCCTGGCAGGCGGCCAGATCGACGCGGTGCTGGCGGTGGTGGGCCAGCCGGCCGACTGGGTCAAGGCCCTGAGCCCGCAGCAATACGTCCTGCTGCCGCTGGACGTCGCCGCCGATAAGGTGAGCGCTTTTTATCAGCCGGCCAAACTGATCTACCCGGCCTTCGGGGCCTCGGTGCCGACCTACAGCGTGCAGAGCCTGCTGGTCACCCGCGATTTCAAGACGCCCGAGAAGCGCGCCCAGCTCCTGAAGTATCAGGCCTGTGCCAAGGCCAAGCTGACCCGCTTGCAGGAAGACGAGGGCATGCACCCCAAGTGGAACGACGTGACCTTCAAATCCTCCGGCTGGCCGGACTACAAATGA
- the msrA gene encoding peptide-methionine (S)-S-oxide reductase MsrA: MSDSTSLQTAILASGCFWCTEAVFQGVKGVHSVESGYIGGQVANPTYNQVCSGRTGHAEAVRLTFDPSVIPYRDVLGIFFATHDPTQLNRQGHDIGTQYRSAVFYQSEQERAEVQAFIDDLRARNIYDKAIVTTLEPATTFYVAEDYHQNYFANNPTQPYCAAVITPKVVKFRKEYAQYLSA, translated from the coding sequence ATGAGCGACTCCACTTCACTTCAAACCGCCATTCTTGCCAGCGGCTGCTTCTGGTGCACCGAGGCTGTCTTTCAGGGCGTCAAGGGTGTTCACAGCGTCGAGAGCGGCTACATCGGCGGTCAGGTCGCCAATCCCACCTACAACCAGGTGTGCAGCGGCCGCACCGGCCACGCCGAGGCGGTGCGCCTCACCTTCGATCCCAGCGTGATTCCCTACCGCGATGTCCTGGGCATCTTCTTCGCCACCCACGACCCCACCCAGCTCAACCGCCAGGGCCACGACATCGGCACCCAGTACCGCTCGGCGGTGTTCTACCAGTCCGAACAGGAACGGGCCGAGGTGCAGGCCTTCATCGACGATCTGCGCGCCCGCAACATCTACGACAAGGCCATCGTGACCACCCTGGAACCGGCCACCACCTTTTACGTGGCCGAGGACTACCACCAGAACTACTTCGCCAACAACCCCACCCAGCCGTACTGCGCGGCCGTGATCACGCCCAAGGTGGTCAAGTTCCGTAAGGAATACGCTCAGTACTTAAGCGCCTGA
- a CDS encoding amino acid ABC transporter permease, protein MSAPAPKTAAPRSTPLGGWTLVLWLLGAGVAFYLLFLLITVVMRLMPEPIGSRADLFVEGARTTLYLTVVSGIIGLVVGMAAGLMRTSVSGWVRAPASVFIWLVRGTPLLVQILFVYNAVPPILQSIGINVQLNEFWSAVVALSLNVGAYNAEVIRAGIQAIPRGQSEASRSLGLSGAQTMGSVILPQAMRVVVPPLVNNLVALLKDSSLASAIALVELTLAGQRVSSETFQPIPVLTAVAAVYLALTTVMTLFTDQLEKRIKIAGR, encoded by the coding sequence TTGAGCGCTCCAGCTCCCAAAACGGCCGCGCCCAGATCGACCCCGCTGGGCGGCTGGACGTTGGTGCTGTGGCTGCTGGGCGCCGGCGTCGCCTTTTATCTGCTGTTCTTGCTGATTACCGTGGTGATGCGCTTGATGCCTGAACCGATCGGTTCGCGGGCCGACCTGTTCGTGGAAGGCGCCCGAACGACCCTGTACCTGACGGTGGTCTCGGGCATCATCGGCTTGGTGGTCGGCATGGCGGCGGGCCTGATGAGAACCAGCGTCAGCGGCTGGGTGCGCGCGCCGGCCAGCGTGTTCATCTGGCTGGTGCGCGGCACGCCGCTGCTGGTGCAGATTCTTTTCGTCTACAACGCGGTGCCGCCGATCTTGCAGAGCATCGGCATCAACGTGCAGCTCAACGAATTCTGGTCGGCGGTGGTGGCCCTGTCGCTGAACGTCGGGGCCTACAACGCCGAGGTGATCCGCGCCGGCATTCAGGCGATTCCCAGAGGGCAGAGCGAAGCCTCGCGCAGCCTGGGCCTGAGCGGTGCGCAGACGATGGGCAGCGTCATCTTGCCGCAGGCGATGCGGGTGGTGGTGCCGCCGCTGGTCAACAACCTGGTGGCCCTGCTCAAAGACTCCTCGCTGGCCTCGGCCATCGCGCTGGTCGAACTGACGCTGGCAGGTCAGCGGGTCAGCAGTGAGACCTTCCAGCCGATTCCGGTGCTCACCGCCGTGGCTGCCGTGTACCTGGCGCTCACCACCGTGATGACCCTCTTTACCGATCAGCTCGAAAAGCGCATCAAGATCGCCGGCCGCTGA